The following proteins come from a genomic window of Triticum aestivum cultivar Chinese Spring chromosome 6A, IWGSC CS RefSeq v2.1, whole genome shotgun sequence:
- the LOC123127705 gene encoding phytosulfokine receptor 1-like: MGHFLMRRTTTWPSCFILWCLSVQLLLLSPVYSLNQSSCNPDDYGALEGFLRGVTGGISGWTLSNTTSEVANRCAWVGVTCDAGGRVIRLDLHGRKLKGELAPSLAQLGHLQWLNLSDNNLRGAIPAPLLQLHRLQRLDVSNNELSGTFPANVSLPVIEVFNISFNSFSGTHPTLHGSAQLTVFDAGYNMFTGRIDSSICESSRVIRVIRFTSNLFAGELPEGFGNCIKLEELYAELNSISGSLPDDLFKLQFLKNLTLQENQLTGRMSPRFGNLSSLAQLDISFNSFSGHLPDVFGRLGKLEYFSAQSNLLRGPLPASLSQSPSLKMLYLRNNSLNGRINLNCLKMTQLSSLDLGTNKFIGTIDSLSDCHRLRSLNLGTNNLSGEIPADFRKLQFLSYISLSNNSFTNVSSALSVLQDCPSLTSLVLTKNFHDGKAWPMTGIHGFHKIQVFAIANSHLSGAIPPWLANFRELKVLDLSWNQLSGDIPAWIGDLEFLFYVDLSNNSLTGVIPNSFSSMKGLLTFNSSQQSTETDYFPFFIKRNKTGKGLQYKQVSSFPPSLILSHNKLIGAILPGFGSLKNLYVLDLSNNNISGIIPDELSGMSSLESLDLSHNNLTGSIPYSLTKLNFLSSFSVAYNNLMGTVPLRGQFSTFTGSDYEGNPNLCGTRFGLSPCQSNHAPIISATGNRKNKGLILGIIIGIAIGAAMVLSVAVVLALKRSFRRQDHIVKAVVDTNVAFELAPASLVLLFQNEDDDKALTISDILKSTNYFDQANIIGCGGFGLVYKGTLPDGAKIAIKRLSGDFGQMEREFKAEVETLSKAKHPNLVLLQGYCRNGSDRLLIYSYMENGSLDHWLHEKPDGPSRLNWQRRLQIAKGAARGLAYLHLSCEPHILHRDIKSSNILLDENFEAQLADFGLARLICPYDTHVTTDLVGTLGYIPPEYGQSSVATFKGDVYSFGIVLLELLTGKRPVDMCKRKGARELVSWVMHMKGEHREADVLDRAMYDKKFEMQMMKMIDIACLCISESPKLRPLTHELVLWLDNVCASSEATK, from the coding sequence ATGGGGCATTTCTTGATGCGACGCACTACCACATGGCCAAGCTGTTTCATCCTATGGTGCTTGTCCGTGCAGCTTCTCTTGCTGTCTCCGGTGTACTCCCTCAACCAAAGCTCCTGCAACCCAGATGATTATGGTGCACTGGAAGGCTTCCTGAGAGGTGTCACCGGAGGCATCAGCGGCTGGACGCTCTCAAACACGACCTCCGAAGTGGCCAACCGCTGTGCATGGGTGGGCGTCACATGCGACGCCGGCGGCCGGGTCATCAGGCTGGACCTCCATGGCAGGAAACTCAAGGGCGAGCTGGCACCTTCGCTCGCACAACTGGGCCATCTCCAGTGGCTCAACCTCTCCGATAACAACCTCCGTGGTGCCATCCCAGCACCCCTCCTTCAGCTCCATAGACTGCAGCGGCTCGACGTAAGCAACAACGAGCTTTCTGGCACATTCCCGGCCAACGTCTCGCTCCCGGTGATTGAGGTCTTCAACATATCGTTCAACTCGTTCAGCGGCACCCATCCCACACTCCATGGTTCAGCGCAGCTCACGGTGTTCGATGCAGGGTACAATATGTTCACCGGGAGAATTGATTCAAGCATCTGTGAGTCATCTCGAGTGATCCGTGTGATAAGATTCACTTCGAATCTCTTTGCCGGGGAACTGCCGGAAGGCTTTGGAAACTGCATAAAGCTCGAGGAGCTATATGCCGAGCTCAACAGCATCTCCGGGAGCTTGCCAGACGACCTATTCAAGTTGCAATTTctgaagaatttgactctgcaggaGAATCAGCTCACTGGTAGGATGAGCCCGAGGTTTGGCAATCTGTCCAGCCTTGCTCAGCTGGACATTTCTTTTAATTCCTTCTCTGGACACCTTCCAGATGTTTTTGGTAGGCTTGGCAAGTTAGAGTACTTCTCTGCACAGTCCAACCTCCTCAGAGGCCCGTTGCCTGCTTCATTGTCTCAATCGCCATCATTGAAGATGTTGTACTTGCGGAACAATTCACTGAATGGAAGGATCAACCTCAATTGCTTGAAGATGACACAACTGAGCTCACTTGACCTTGGGACAAATAAGTTTATTGGCACAATTGATAGCTTGTCAGATTGCCATCGTCTCAGAAGCCTAAATCTTGGCACAAATAACCTCAGTGGCGAAATACCAGCTGATTTTAGAAAGCTTCAGTTTTTGTCCTACATCTCACTTTCGAACAACAGCTTCACAAATGTTTCCTCGGCATTATCTGTCCTTCAAGACTGTCCAAGCCTAACAAGCCTTGTGTTGACAAAGAACTTCCATGATGGGAAGGCCTGGCCGATGACTGGAATACATGGCTTTCATAAGATCCAGGTGTTTGCCATTGCTAATAGCCATCTTTCAGGAGCAATACCACCATGGTTAGCTAATTTCAGAGAATTGAAGGTCCTAGATTTGTCATGGAATCAACTGTCTGGGGATATTCCTGCATGGATTGGTGATCTCGAGTTTCTATTCTATGTGGATCTTTCTAACAATTCACTTACAGGGGTAATACCAAACAGTTTCTCGAGCATGAAGGGACTTCTTACATTCAACAGCTCACAGCAATCCACAGAGACTGATTATTTTCCTTTCTTCATTAAAAGGAACAAAACAGGCAAAGGGTTGCAGTACAAACAGGTTAGCAGCTTTCCACCGTCTCTAATTCTCAGCCATAACAAGCTCATAGGTGCCATATTGCCGGGCTTTGGAAGCCTCAAGAACCTGTATGTCTTGGACCTCAGCAACAACAATATTTCTGGTATCATTCCTGATGAGCTATCAGGCATGTCTAGCTTGGAATCCTTGGATTTGTCACATAACAATCTCACCGGAAGCATTCCCTATTCATTGACAAAGTTGAATTTTCTATCAAGCTTCAGTGTGGCATACAATAATCTGATGGGCACAGTTCCATTAAGAGGGCAATTCTCAACATTCACTGGTTCTGATTATGAGGGGAACCCCAACCTTTGTGGCACCCGCTTTGGCTTATCCCCATGTCAGTCCAATCATGCTCCCATCATCTCTGCAACGGGAAATCGGAAGAACAAGGGTCTCATATTAGGAATAATTATTGGCATTGCAATTGGAGCAGCAATGGTTTTGTCTGTTGCTGTTGTACTTGCGTTGAAGAGAAGCTTCAGAAGGCAGGATCATATAGTTAAGGCTGTTGTGGATACAAATGTAGCATTCGAATTGGCACCAGCGTCACTGGTACTTCTGTTTCAGAACGAAGATGATGACAAGGCATTGACTATCAGTGACATTTTGAAATCTACAAACTACTTTGATCAGGCTAACATCATTGGTTGTGGTGGGTTTGGTCTAGTGTACAAGGGAACATTGCCAGATGGAGCAAAGATCGCCATCAAAAGACTATCGGGTGATTTTGGCCAGATGGAGAGGGAGTTCAAAGCAGAAGTGGAAACTTTATCAAAAGCTAAGCATCCTAATCTTGTGCTTCTACAAGGTTACTGCAGGAATGGCAGTGACAGGCTCCTGATCTACTCTTACATGGAGAATGGCAGCCTAGACCACTGGCTTCATGAAAAGCCTGATGGCCCATCCAGATTAAACTGGCAGAGAAGGCTTCAGATAGCCAAAGGAGCGGCACGAGGTTTGGCATACCTGCACTTGTCATGCGAACCTCACATACTACACCGTGATATCAAGTCAAGCAACATACTCCTGGATGAGAATTTTGAAGCTCAATTGGCTGATTTTGGGCTTGCTCGGCTAATTTGTCCCTATGATACACATGTGACAACTGACCTAGTTGGCACACTGGGTTACATCCCCCCTGAGTATGGCCAGTCTTCAGTAGCCACTTTCAAAGGTGATGTGTATAGTTTTGGCATTGTTCTTCTGGAGTTATTAACAGGAAAGAGGCCTGTTGATATGTGCAAGAGGAAGGGAGCTAGGGAGTTGGTCTCATGGGTTATGCACATGAAAGGAGAACACCGTGAAGCCGACGTATTGGACCGTGCAATGTATGACAAGAAATTTGAGATGCAAATGATGAAGATGATTGATATTGCATGTTTGTGCATTAGTGAGTCACCTAAACTGAGGCCATTAACCCATGAATTAGTGCTATGGCTTGACAACGTTTGTGCTAGCAGTGAAGCAACAAAGTGA